Proteins from a genomic interval of Desulfomonilaceae bacterium:
- the smpB gene encoding SsrA-binding protein SmpB has product MKTPQAENIKIICKNRKAFFNFEIEDTFECGIVLLGSEVKSLRNGKANLSDSYGKVRNSEIFLIDAHISPYEQSNLLNHDPLRQRKLLLHKREIKRLTGKVAERGFSLIPLKMYFKNGKVKVEMALARGKKTYDKREVIKKKEQRRELERLVKFRIQGR; this is encoded by the coding sequence ATGAAAACCCCCCAGGCTGAAAACATCAAGATAATTTGTAAGAATCGGAAGGCTTTCTTCAACTTTGAAATTGAAGACACCTTTGAATGTGGCATCGTTCTGCTTGGTTCAGAGGTCAAGTCTTTACGGAATGGGAAAGCCAATCTGTCCGATTCATACGGAAAAGTTCGCAATAGCGAAATATTTCTTATAGACGCTCACATATCTCCATATGAGCAGTCCAATCTCCTTAACCACGACCCATTGAGACAAAGAAAGTTGCTTCTACACAAAAGGGAGATCAAGCGACTTACAGGTAAGGTGGCGGAAAGAGGATTTTCCCTAATACCTTTGAAAATGTATTTTAAAAATGGTAAGGTAAAAGTAGAAATGGCTCTGGCGCGCGGCAAGAAGACCTATGACAAAAGGGAAGTCATCAAGAAAAAGGAACAACGGCGAGAACTCGAACGGTTGGTCAAATTCCGCATTCAGGGGCGTTAG
- the ptsP gene encoding phosphoenolpyruvate--protein phosphotransferase, translated as MIQTIEDKNSHSDVPGSTEIPENTMIKGVGVSVGIGIGQVVLIERLVADICPCRILSPEEIPAEIARFEEAVDNAEKRLESIKSQIDSSHPLGEHSYILDTHVLLIRDRTLFEGTKRAIEQGRQNAEWALSEIMSRITSAFDSINDEYLKERARDVHFAGERVLRNLLGVTSEKKIHQLPPNSILVCHDLSPADAAQLKRESVLAIATDVGGRTSHSAIMSRSLKIPAVTGLEKVSRMVQTGDTIIVDGSTGLVILNPDPEMIFRYRQRHELLKNYHQSLLAFGRLPAVTRDGGRTIRILANIELVDEIDIAVTHGCEGIGLFRTEYLFLGREDLPSEDEQFEAYRAVVSLNKPYPVTIRTLDIGGDKIASSLNLPHETNPAMGLRAIRLCLSLKDLFKTQLRAILRAATYGSCRLLFPMISCITEIHSTKVILEEVKSELAAEGVPFDQRIKLGILVEVPSAVAIADLLAREVDFFSIGTNDLIQYALAIDRLNEHVNYLYDTLHPAVLRLIRQVVSAGQAYGVNVAMCGEMAGDPVNVPILVGLGIDELSMNALSIPLVKKLIRSISYDECMELTHQAFQMQSAQEIHDFLERWIFERFPGDYFLSQQ; from the coding sequence ATGATTCAGACTATAGAAGATAAAAATAGCCATTCCGATGTTCCCGGATCGACGGAGATCCCGGAAAACACCATGATCAAAGGGGTCGGTGTTTCCGTAGGTATTGGTATCGGCCAGGTAGTTCTTATAGAACGCCTTGTGGCAGATATTTGTCCGTGCAGGATACTGAGTCCGGAAGAGATTCCTGCTGAAATAGCACGATTTGAGGAAGCCGTAGACAACGCTGAAAAGAGACTTGAATCGATAAAGAGTCAGATTGATAGCAGCCATCCACTCGGGGAGCACTCGTATATTCTGGACACGCATGTGCTCCTGATCAGAGATAGAACTCTTTTTGAGGGCACGAAACGGGCTATAGAGCAAGGTCGACAGAATGCCGAATGGGCCTTGTCGGAAATTATGTCGAGAATAACCTCCGCATTTGACTCTATAAATGACGAATATCTGAAAGAAAGGGCTAGAGACGTCCACTTTGCTGGGGAACGCGTCCTGAGGAATCTTCTGGGGGTAACATCAGAGAAAAAAATACATCAACTTCCTCCCAATTCTATTCTCGTGTGTCACGATCTGTCACCAGCGGACGCAGCGCAACTGAAAAGAGAATCGGTTCTTGCCATTGCTACTGATGTAGGTGGTAGGACATCACACTCCGCCATCATGTCCAGATCGCTTAAGATTCCGGCTGTTACCGGCCTCGAAAAGGTTAGCCGGATGGTCCAGACCGGGGATACCATAATCGTAGATGGCAGTACTGGGTTAGTGATTCTTAATCCTGATCCTGAAATGATTTTCAGATATCGTCAGAGACATGAGCTACTAAAGAACTATCATCAATCGCTGTTAGCTTTTGGTCGGCTACCTGCCGTGACTCGTGATGGTGGCCGCACAATCCGAATCCTTGCAAACATAGAACTGGTTGATGAGATCGATATAGCCGTTACTCACGGTTGCGAAGGAATAGGTCTTTTTAGAACCGAGTATCTGTTTTTAGGGAGGGAAGATCTTCCATCTGAAGATGAGCAATTTGAGGCCTATCGGGCGGTAGTTTCTCTTAACAAGCCTTATCCTGTCACGATCCGGACTCTTGATATCGGAGGTGACAAGATAGCGAGCAGCCTGAATCTTCCCCACGAAACCAACCCGGCGATGGGATTGCGAGCCATCAGGCTATGTCTGAGTTTAAAGGATCTTTTTAAGACACAATTAAGGGCTATTCTGCGAGCCGCGACTTACGGATCGTGTCGTTTGCTCTTTCCGATGATTTCATGCATCACTGAAATCCATAGTACCAAGGTTATTCTGGAGGAAGTGAAATCCGAGCTGGCAGCGGAAGGTGTTCCGTTCGATCAGCGTATCAAGCTCGGGATCCTTGTCGAAGTGCCTTCGGCAGTGGCCATAGCTGACCTTCTGGCTCGTGAGGTTGACTTTTTCAGTATTGGCACTAACGACCTGATTCAGTACGCCCTTGCGATCGACCGGCTCAATGAACACGTGAATTATTTGTACGACACTTTGCATCCAGCGGTCTTGAGGCTTATCAGGCAGGTTGTCAGCGCTGGACAGGCCTACGGAGTCAATGTGGCTATGTGCGGCGAAATGGCGGGGGATCCTGTTAACGTGCCTATTTTGGTCGGCCTGGGAATAGATGAGTTGTCAATGAACGCCTTATCCATACCGCTTGTGAAAAAATTGATCAGGTCAATATCCTATGATGAGTGCATGGAATTAACCCATCAGGCATTTCAGATGCAGTCCGCTCAAGAGATTCATGATTTTCTCGAAAGATGGATTTTTGAGAGATTCCCAGGGGATTATTTCCTGAGTCAACAGTAA
- a CDS encoding HPr family phosphocarrier protein — protein MTLDPELIEKTIVIGNELGLHARVATALVKTMKQHSCQVTLAKDGMEVDARSVLGLLLLAATPGAELMIRAHGPGSQDAVRQISELLENNDSDYRR, from the coding sequence ATGACATTAGACCCAGAACTCATTGAAAAAACGATTGTTATCGGTAACGAGTTGGGCCTTCACGCCAGGGTGGCTACAGCTTTGGTTAAGACCATGAAACAGCACTCTTGTCAGGTTACCCTTGCTAAGGATGGAATGGAAGTTGACGCTCGCAGTGTCCTGGGTTTGTTATTACTGGCTGCGACTCCCGGAGCTGAATTAATGATACGCGCTCATGGCCCGGGTTCTCAGGATGCGGTGAGGCAAATATCCGAGTTGCTGGAAAACAATGATTCAGACTATAGAAGATAA
- a CDS encoding PTS system mannose/fructose/sorbose family transporter subunit IID, with translation MVSYFDPMKHSEGSAVSMKGVGWRVFLRSFLIEIMWNYPRMQNVGFTFCLLPALDRLITNEKRRKEVTLRQIESGNTNPAFAPMCIGAISRLEEGDCAQNPAQIKKRLMSTLAAQGDRIFWGILRPVSSLISVSIAMMSSSFWLAPIIALLIYNVPNVVIRYVGFHAGWDDGVKVVRRLKSRWVEESVSVFRGLVFLCSGSVTAVALIFAVEHAGAAQVTSLVALVLLLLALFSASFFVLKKSFSQTRLIYPLLILLLLGFSLLREWT, from the coding sequence ATGGTATCTTATTTTGACCCCATGAAGCATTCCGAAGGTAGCGCGGTTTCAATGAAAGGGGTGGGCTGGCGGGTATTTCTTAGATCATTCCTGATTGAGATCATGTGGAATTATCCGCGCATGCAAAATGTTGGGTTTACTTTTTGCCTACTTCCAGCCTTGGACAGGCTGATCACTAACGAGAAACGCCGCAAAGAAGTTACTCTGAGGCAAATTGAATCTGGGAACACGAACCCCGCTTTTGCGCCAATGTGTATTGGAGCTATTTCAAGGCTTGAAGAAGGGGACTGCGCCCAAAATCCGGCTCAAATCAAAAAAAGACTGATGTCCACTCTAGCTGCTCAGGGAGATCGAATTTTTTGGGGAATATTGAGGCCTGTTTCATCACTCATTTCGGTATCTATCGCCATGATGTCTTCTTCTTTTTGGTTGGCTCCGATAATCGCATTGTTGATTTACAATGTTCCTAATGTAGTTATAAGATACGTGGGGTTCCATGCCGGCTGGGATGACGGCGTTAAAGTAGTGAGGAGATTAAAGTCCAGGTGGGTTGAAGAATCGGTTTCGGTTTTTAGAGGGCTGGTATTCCTTTGCTCAGGTTCGGTGACAGCGGTAGCGCTGATATTTGCTGTTGAGCACGCCGGCGCCGCGCAGGTCACTAGTTTGGTAGCGCTTGTGTTGCTTTTATTGGCGCTTTTCTCCGCTTCCTTCTTTGTTCTGAAGAAAAGCTTCTCTCAGACTAGACTTATTTATCCACTGTTGATTTTGCTGCTTTTGGGTTTCTCTCTTCTGCGCGAATGGACATGA
- the proC gene encoding pyrroline-5-carboxylate reductase, whose product MKTENLTITLIGVGAMGNAIVHGLVRAKVTQARNITVFDIDSGKTATLKSQLGVLVSNSLEDTLKKDCSVVLLAVKPQVIDTVLDCLAKSLHRETLLISIAAGIATKHLLEKVGHDRRVIRAMPNAAAMVGQSATALCKAGAADDRDLETAIRLFDAVGSTVVVDEKNLNAVTGLSGSGPGYLFVIMEAMIDSGVLLGLSRDIASRLTIQTFLGAASMAAEGKPLSELKGMITSPGGTTINGLRVLERAGTRGVLMETVAAAADRADELSKQ is encoded by the coding sequence ATGAAGACTGAGAATCTTACCATAACGCTTATCGGCGTCGGCGCCATGGGTAACGCCATAGTTCATGGCTTGGTTCGAGCCAAAGTCACGCAGGCGCGGAACATTACAGTCTTTGACATTGACTCCGGTAAAACGGCGACTTTGAAAAGTCAACTGGGAGTTCTGGTTTCCAATTCATTGGAAGACACCTTGAAAAAAGACTGCAGCGTTGTCCTGCTGGCGGTCAAGCCGCAGGTCATTGACACAGTTCTCGATTGTCTGGCTAAATCGCTCCACAGAGAAACTCTCTTGATATCAATCGCAGCCGGAATAGCCACCAAACACCTATTGGAAAAGGTGGGACATGACAGGCGTGTTATTAGGGCTATGCCCAACGCTGCGGCCATGGTCGGCCAAAGCGCTACTGCTTTGTGCAAGGCGGGCGCAGCGGACGACAGAGACCTTGAGACCGCCATTCGTCTATTCGATGCTGTAGGTTCCACTGTAGTTGTTGACGAAAAGAACCTTAACGCAGTGACCGGACTCTCCGGAAGCGGTCCAGGTTATCTCTTTGTCATTATGGAGGCCATGATTGATTCAGGGGTTCTCCTTGGCCTTTCAAGAGACATAGCCTCGAGACTGACCATACAGACTTTTCTTGGGGCGGCGTCTATGGCCGCCGAGGGCAAACCGCTGAGCGAGTTAAAAGGCATGATTACCTCACCTGGAGGAACCACCATCAATGGGCTGAGGGTTTTAGAAAGAGCGGGAACGAGGGGAGTGCTTATGGAAACGGTAGCTGCGGCTGCGGATAGGGCAGATGAGCTATCTAAACAATGA
- the yedF gene encoding sulfurtransferase-like selenium metabolism protein YedF, whose translation MIKTDIFRLDVRGLKCPDPVIQTKKVFDKGTVGRLQVIVDNDVSKENVCRFARNQGADVQAPRNEGADWVIDIFIKNRAASYEEKEELIPCPIPFTETASVKNVVYIGSDKMGRGNDDLGLKLMRGFLRTLIDVNPHPWRIIFINSGIKLTTVDQEAVDALVILEERGVEILSCGTCLEAFGLNDQLNAGRVTNMYEVIESLNTASKVVSPG comes from the coding sequence GTGATCAAAACCGACATATTTAGACTGGACGTACGTGGGCTCAAGTGTCCCGATCCCGTCATTCAGACAAAAAAAGTCTTTGACAAGGGAACGGTTGGTCGTTTGCAAGTGATTGTAGACAATGACGTCTCAAAGGAGAATGTCTGCCGATTCGCCAGGAATCAGGGGGCTGACGTTCAGGCGCCACGAAATGAGGGCGCGGACTGGGTCATAGACATCTTCATAAAGAATCGGGCAGCGTCTTACGAAGAAAAGGAAGAACTGATTCCCTGTCCAATCCCGTTTACCGAAACCGCGTCTGTCAAAAACGTGGTCTATATTGGGTCGGACAAGATGGGTAGAGGGAATGATGACTTGGGGCTCAAACTAATGCGAGGGTTCCTTAGAACCTTGATTGATGTTAATCCTCATCCTTGGCGAATTATTTTCATAAATTCGGGAATAAAACTGACTACAGTCGATCAGGAGGCGGTGGACGCATTGGTCATCCTTGAAGAAAGAGGCGTAGAAATTCTCTCTTGCGGGACCTGTCTCGAAGCCTTTGGGTTAAACGATCAGTTAAATGCAGGGCGTGTAACAAACATGTATGAGGTCATTGAATCCCTCAACACGGCTTCGAAGGTGGTTTCACCTGGTTAA
- a CDS encoding ATP-binding protein has translation MKENFKIELEKKKRRRELVVSLFSALAIVALLFAGSELTRSGGEGPFSGHLLLFSLLGIVILLLILIIFFLIRNLFKLVFERKGKVLGSKIKTRLILAFVALTLVPTVVLFIASAGVLHTTIDSWFASQIEEALTSAVVIGQAYHQKASENVAKSAERLSDELMRNNITSADQPEKTTNLIMSEMPNLGLNVVHVYFGEHGKPLQISSGNLGDVTIPQVIPSFLKIGRQGSDASTVIKLDSGEDLVRGIVPVFSGKGEKIAGVLVADYVIPKALSSKLFGITKAFDDYQEAKRIKGPVKTTYILILLIVALLVIFVGFWFGMSMAREITDPIQSLAEGTQQIATGNLDVFVEPIGDDELGALVRSFNKMAGDLRQGRDELLRVNADLENRRKYIQTVLKNVAAGVIAIDAEERVTAFNASSLKLLGLDSELGLGSSLFAQLADEVAQRLKKIISDLRESESGAIEKQLKISFLEKSLILLCFANILKDEAGAELGVVLVFEDLTFLVKAQRMAAWREVARRIAHEIKNPLTPIQLNAQRLRRKYLAALGEDGRVLDQCTESIIDQVEQLKNMVNEFSKFARMPAANPSPNKLNDIIKEVTPLYRAANEGMEIRFIPDDSIPILDLDKEQLKRAIMNLLENAVAAAGPHGKVEIQSGYEPILRIASVSICDNGPGIAPEDRERIFDPYFTRKQGGTGLGLTIVSAIVSDHNGFIRVKDSDDQGACFIVELPVRQK, from the coding sequence TTGAAAGAAAACTTCAAAATCGAACTTGAGAAAAAGAAACGAAGAAGAGAACTTGTTGTTTCTTTATTTTCAGCGCTGGCGATTGTGGCGCTGCTTTTCGCTGGTTCAGAACTCACCAGATCCGGAGGTGAGGGGCCTTTTAGCGGACACTTGCTTCTGTTCTCCCTGCTTGGAATTGTAATACTCCTGCTCATCTTGATTATATTTTTTCTCATAAGGAACCTTTTCAAGCTCGTCTTTGAACGTAAAGGCAAAGTCCTGGGCTCAAAAATAAAAACCAGGCTAATACTTGCTTTTGTAGCCCTGACTCTTGTGCCCACAGTGGTGCTCTTTATCGCCAGCGCCGGTGTCCTGCATACCACCATAGACAGTTGGTTCGCTTCTCAAATCGAAGAAGCGTTGACATCCGCTGTGGTTATCGGCCAGGCCTACCACCAGAAAGCCTCCGAAAACGTTGCCAAAAGCGCAGAGAGACTTTCTGATGAACTTATGCGGAACAATATCACATCCGCTGATCAACCTGAAAAAACCACGAACCTTATAATGTCCGAGATGCCCAATCTGGGCTTGAACGTAGTTCATGTCTACTTCGGGGAACACGGCAAACCGTTGCAAATTTCTTCCGGCAATCTCGGAGACGTTACCATTCCGCAAGTGATCCCAAGTTTTCTCAAAATAGGTCGTCAAGGTTCTGACGCTTCCACAGTAATCAAACTTGATTCCGGTGAGGATCTGGTTAGAGGCATCGTCCCAGTATTCTCCGGCAAAGGGGAAAAAATAGCAGGAGTTCTGGTGGCTGATTACGTGATCCCAAAGGCCCTTTCAAGTAAACTCTTCGGCATAACCAAGGCCTTTGACGATTACCAGGAGGCCAAACGCATTAAGGGTCCGGTAAAGACCACTTATATATTGATATTGTTGATTGTGGCTCTTCTCGTGATCTTTGTCGGCTTCTGGTTTGGAATGAGTATGGCCAGGGAGATAACGGATCCGATTCAGAGTCTCGCTGAGGGAACCCAACAGATTGCAACGGGGAATCTCGATGTTTTTGTTGAGCCGATAGGAGACGATGAACTAGGGGCGCTAGTACGCTCTTTTAACAAAATGGCCGGTGACTTGAGACAAGGGCGGGATGAGCTTCTTAGAGTAAACGCCGATCTGGAAAACCGGCGGAAATATATTCAGACGGTTCTAAAAAATGTGGCCGCCGGTGTTATCGCCATTGACGCTGAAGAGCGAGTGACCGCATTCAACGCTTCATCACTTAAGCTTTTAGGATTAGATTCTGAATTGGGGCTCGGTTCGAGCCTCTTTGCTCAACTTGCTGACGAAGTGGCGCAACGTCTTAAAAAAATAATATCGGATCTGAGGGAATCCGAATCAGGCGCTATTGAAAAACAACTGAAAATCTCATTCCTTGAGAAATCTTTGATCCTCCTTTGTTTTGCCAACATTCTGAAAGATGAAGCGGGAGCTGAATTGGGAGTCGTTTTAGTGTTCGAGGATTTGACTTTCCTGGTCAAGGCGCAACGAATGGCGGCATGGCGAGAAGTGGCCAGGAGGATTGCGCATGAGATAAAGAACCCTCTAACCCCGATTCAACTGAACGCCCAAAGGTTAAGACGCAAGTACCTCGCTGCTCTGGGAGAGGACGGCAGGGTCCTTGACCAATGCACCGAATCTATCATTGATCAGGTTGAACAACTGAAGAACATGGTTAATGAGTTCTCCAAGTTTGCAAGAATGCCTGCCGCCAATCCATCCCCCAACAAACTGAATGACATTATCAAAGAGGTAACGCCTTTATACCGGGCCGCAAATGAGGGAATGGAAATTCGCTTCATTCCCGACGATTCGATTCCAATTCTTGACCTGGACAAAGAGCAACTGAAAAGAGCTATCATGAATCTTCTTGAAAATGCGGTGGCAGCGGCCGGACCGCACGGTAAGGTAGAGATCCAATCTGGGTATGAGCCTATCCTTAGGATAGCCTCAGTCAGTATATGCGATAATGGCCCAGGGATAGCCCCCGAAGATAGAGAAAGAATATTCGACCCATATTTCACAAGGAAACAGGGAGGAACCGGGCTCGGATTAACAATAGTCAGCGCGATTGTTTCTGATCACAACGGTTTTATTCGAGTCAAGGATTCCGACGACCAAGGAGCATGCTTCATTGTTGAGCTTCCTGTGCGCCAGAAATGA
- a CDS encoding metallopeptidase family protein yields MDENLFRKKALEALEKIPASFLEHLENVEIMVEDFADAEILKSLNISSKWRLLGLYVGNPLSQRSFFQTNLLPDRIYLFRLPILRSCEKETDIVQVISNVILHEIGHHFGFSDDELHEMSRLTS; encoded by the coding sequence ATGGATGAAAACTTATTCCGAAAAAAAGCCCTTGAAGCCCTGGAAAAAATTCCGGCTAGTTTTCTTGAACACCTTGAAAACGTAGAAATTATGGTCGAAGATTTTGCGGACGCAGAAATTTTGAAGTCCTTGAATATCAGTTCAAAGTGGCGATTACTTGGATTGTATGTCGGAAATCCACTTAGCCAACGCAGTTTTTTTCAGACTAATCTTCTACCTGACCGTATTTACTTGTTCCGATTGCCAATACTTCGTTCCTGTGAAAAAGAGACAGACATTGTCCAGGTGATAAGTAATGTGATCCTTCATGAGATCGGACACCACTTTGGTTTTAGTGATGATGAGCTTCATGAAATGTCAAGGTTGACCTCTTGA
- the pth gene encoding aminoacyl-tRNA hydrolase, translating into MKLLNESDSRIFVVVGLGNPGRKYGSHRHNIGFMTVDALADELACTWSPVKHEALTCLAEYGGRKLILVKPQTFMNLSGKAVSKVFLNRNIDYRALIVVHDELDISLGRLRIKVGGGDGGHRGVRSIADSLRFRDFIRIRLGIGRPPSGIAAEDYVLSPFQPCEIPIVKQLIALGVDAIKLIIDKGIENAQHVIHTTKDVAIVDSESV; encoded by the coding sequence GTGAAGTTGTTGAATGAATCTGACAGTAGAATATTTGTGGTGGTCGGTCTAGGCAACCCGGGTAGGAAATACGGCTCTCACAGGCATAACATTGGCTTTATGACTGTCGACGCGCTAGCTGATGAACTTGCCTGTACGTGGTCTCCCGTCAAGCATGAAGCTTTGACATGCCTGGCAGAGTATGGGGGACGGAAACTAATACTGGTAAAGCCGCAAACCTTCATGAATCTGAGTGGCAAAGCTGTGTCCAAGGTATTTTTAAATCGAAATATCGATTACAGGGCATTGATTGTCGTTCATGATGAACTGGACATAAGTCTTGGGAGACTAAGAATTAAAGTGGGCGGGGGTGATGGTGGCCACAGAGGGGTCAGATCGATAGCCGACTCGCTTAGATTCAGAGATTTCATCAGAATCCGTCTCGGGATAGGGAGGCCTCCGTCGGGAATCGCTGCGGAAGACTATGTGCTGAGTCCGTTTCAGCCTTGTGAGATTCCAATTGTGAAACAACTCATAGCCTTGGGTGTAGACGCTATCAAGTTAATCATAGATAAGGGTATTGAAAACGCCCAACATGTAATTCATACTACTAAGGATGTCGCAATAGTCGACTCCGAATCCGTATAA
- a CDS encoding class I SAM-dependent methyltransferase, giving the protein MNGTMVSEDHAPLQRLLRPLIKALRTAYIQGNRVVKLMPSERAIQLYYKYRRKSYDLQWSMDPGYRKGLRKLVELVIEKGDHVLDVGCGTGSATVVAARQAKDVVGIDLSPHMIELAEEKTKKKNICNTCLFSTSVEDYSPDSKFDKVISSFMIPHVKPHLRPTIYSCMYSFLKPGGVVGLFGSRGEVCDVYETTEEILENLTRAGFTDIKLYDVYDIYRIAVAKRPEKA; this is encoded by the coding sequence ATGAATGGAACTATGGTGAGCGAAGATCACGCTCCGCTCCAAAGATTATTAAGACCACTTATCAAGGCGCTTAGAACCGCCTATATACAAGGCAATAGAGTAGTGAAGCTGATGCCCTCCGAAAGGGCCATCCAGCTCTATTACAAGTATCGCCGCAAGAGTTACGATTTGCAGTGGTCCATGGACCCAGGATATAGAAAAGGTCTCAGAAAGCTTGTCGAACTGGTGATTGAAAAGGGAGATCACGTGCTTGATGTGGGCTGTGGAACAGGCTCAGCCACCGTGGTCGCGGCGCGGCAAGCAAAGGATGTCGTTGGAATTGATCTGTCTCCCCACATGATCGAACTGGCTGAAGAAAAGACTAAGAAGAAGAATATTTGTAATACGTGTCTATTCTCGACTTCGGTTGAAGACTACAGTCCGGATTCAAAGTTTGACAAGGTTATCAGTTCATTTATGATACCTCACGTCAAACCGCATCTGCGCCCCACTATCTACTCCTGCATGTATAGTTTTCTCAAACCTGGAGGGGTTGTCGGTTTATTCGGGTCGCGTGGAGAAGTCTGTGATGTCTACGAGACAACAGAGGAAATCCTTGAGAATTTGACTAGGGCTGGATTTACAGACATAAAACTCTATGACGTTTATGACATTTATCGGATCGCAGTAGCAAAGAGACCGGAAAAAGCCTAG
- the had gene encoding 6-hydroxycyclohex-1-ene-1-carbonyl-CoA dehydrogenase → MSVPDKIFTWQMVKGPTYDKEARKVTAPGELKKTEIPVPELAAGEVLVQIAGCGVCHTDMSYFYDGVPTVTKPPLTLGHEISGTVVAAGPGAGSWVGKNVIVPAVMPCNSCDICGKGRGNRCLAQKMPGNSLGIYGGFSSHIPVPAADLCVIDDLKGRPLENYAVVADAATTPYQAAIRAGLTAGDPVLITGVTGGVGVYMAQVAKAFGAGPIVGMARNEEKLKRAIELGVDYVINTKDKDFKAIQEEFKAIAKQSKVRHNTGWKIFECTGVGAAQDIALGLLGFIGKLVVVGFGLQKNSYSISRLMAFDAEIIGTWGCLPKYYPNVLEMVQSGAIKIDPLLETRPMSTIQKAFEEAHSGGLMKRIVLTPDF, encoded by the coding sequence GTGAGCGTTCCGGATAAAATATTCACTTGGCAAATGGTAAAGGGGCCGACTTATGACAAAGAAGCTCGTAAAGTCACTGCTCCGGGAGAACTGAAAAAAACAGAAATACCTGTTCCGGAACTGGCCGCAGGTGAAGTTCTGGTCCAAATCGCAGGTTGTGGGGTTTGCCACACTGACATGTCCTATTTCTACGATGGCGTGCCGACTGTAACAAAGCCGCCATTAACCCTTGGCCACGAAATTTCTGGAACTGTTGTGGCGGCGGGTCCAGGGGCAGGTTCGTGGGTCGGAAAGAATGTAATAGTCCCTGCAGTAATGCCATGCAATTCTTGTGATATTTGCGGAAAAGGGAGGGGCAATCGTTGTCTGGCTCAAAAGATGCCCGGAAACTCTCTCGGAATTTATGGAGGCTTTTCCAGCCATATTCCTGTTCCGGCCGCTGATTTGTGTGTGATAGATGATTTAAAAGGCAGGCCGCTAGAGAATTATGCGGTTGTCGCCGATGCGGCTACTACCCCCTATCAGGCGGCAATTCGGGCTGGTTTGACCGCAGGGGACCCAGTATTGATTACTGGCGTTACCGGTGGTGTAGGCGTGTATATGGCCCAGGTCGCAAAAGCTTTCGGCGCCGGACCGATTGTCGGGATGGCTCGCAATGAGGAAAAACTAAAAAGAGCTATAGAACTTGGCGTGGACTATGTAATCAACACCAAGGACAAAGATTTCAAGGCTATTCAGGAAGAATTTAAAGCAATAGCTAAACAGTCGAAGGTAAGGCACAACACTGGATGGAAAATATTTGAATGCACAGGCGTTGGCGCAGCTCAAGATATCGCTCTTGGCCTTCTGGGCTTCATAGGAAAACTAGTCGTTGTGGGTTTTGGACTTCAAAAAAATTCATACAGCATTTCAAGATTGATGGCGTTTGACGCCGAAATCATAGGCACATGGGGATGCCTACCGAAATATTACCCGAACGTTTTGGAAATGGTTCAGTCCGGAGCGATAAAGATAGATCCATTACTGGAAACACGCCCGATGTCTACAATTCAAAAGGCGTTCGAAGAAGCGCACAGCGGCGGACTGATGAAACGAATCGTTTTGACACCGGATTTCTAA